In one Bradyrhizobium cosmicum genomic region, the following are encoded:
- a CDS encoding lysophospholipid acyltransferase family protein yields the protein MFLIFLRSLVFNVLFYTVLVCLAIVALPTFALPPRAMLTVAKWWAQATLFLMRVICNIKVEFRGVEKIPQGPLVIVAKHQSFWETFVLPGFFNRPIFILKRQLMQIPVFGQFLVKTGMIAIDRKAGVKALLDMTRRARDAVRGGGQLVIFPEGTRRAPGAPPDYKTGFAQIYSSCGVQCLPIALNSGLFWPRRTFMRYPGTLVVEFLDPLPPGLPKDEFLSRVQAAIEEATGGLVEAGRREQEQLIGASPSYAPSES from the coding sequence ATGTTCTTGATTTTCCTGCGCTCGCTCGTGTTCAACGTCCTGTTCTACACAGTGCTGGTGTGCCTCGCGATCGTGGCGCTGCCGACCTTCGCGTTGCCGCCGCGCGCCATGCTGACGGTCGCGAAATGGTGGGCGCAGGCGACGCTGTTTCTGATGCGCGTGATCTGCAACATCAAGGTCGAATTCCGCGGTGTCGAGAAGATCCCGCAGGGGCCGCTGGTGATCGTGGCGAAGCATCAATCGTTCTGGGAGACCTTTGTGCTGCCGGGCTTCTTCAATCGCCCGATCTTCATCCTCAAGCGCCAGCTCATGCAGATCCCGGTGTTCGGTCAGTTCCTGGTCAAGACCGGGATGATCGCGATCGACCGCAAGGCCGGCGTGAAGGCGCTGCTGGACATGACGCGCCGGGCGCGCGATGCGGTGCGCGGCGGCGGACAGCTCGTGATCTTTCCGGAAGGCACGCGCCGCGCGCCGGGCGCTCCGCCCGACTACAAGACCGGCTTTGCGCAGATCTATTCGTCCTGCGGCGTGCAGTGCCTGCCGATCGCGCTCAATTCCGGCCTGTTCTGGCCGCGCCGCACCTTCATGCGTTATCCCGGCACGCTGGTGGTGGAGTTCCTCGATCCGCTGCCGCCAGGCCTGCCGAAGGATGAGTTTCTCTCCCGCGTGCAAGCCGCGATCGAAGAGGCGACCGGCGGTCTCGTCGAAGCGGGCCGCAGGGAGCAGGAGCAGCTCATCGGCGCCTCGCCGAGCTACGCTCCGTCGGAGAGTTAG
- a CDS encoding DUF4175 family protein: MKHISIWHNGTTRGRLATACLVLALSCSMVSIGLAQSSRADQKSLDALLDSADRSMKQSADSLKDKNTDESVGQQSKAIRDMEKYLYPDPNDPSAQREGSQDTQDRQEQLKKRLEALKKKLAEMGLQQDGQKGQRGQKQPGQQGQQGQQGQGQDGDQDGDDGFDAAENAMGDAGNQIGEGDADGATASQGKAIDALRKGMQDLADSMGGQQQGEGQEPGDGEGPGQAVGRQQGNGERTDPLGRPLRGKEYSDDYTVKIPGEIDAQRARRILEELRRRLSDPARPQIELDYLERLLKDF, from the coding sequence ATGAAGCACATCTCGATCTGGCACAACGGGACGACACGGGGACGGCTTGCGACGGCATGCCTCGTCCTTGCGCTATCCTGCTCCATGGTTTCGATCGGTCTCGCCCAGTCGTCGCGCGCCGACCAGAAGAGTCTGGACGCGCTGCTCGACAGCGCCGATCGGTCGATGAAGCAATCTGCCGACAGCCTGAAGGACAAGAACACGGACGAAAGCGTCGGCCAGCAGTCGAAGGCGATCAGGGACATGGAGAAGTATCTCTATCCCGATCCAAACGATCCATCGGCCCAGCGCGAGGGGTCTCAGGATACTCAGGACCGCCAGGAACAATTGAAGAAGCGGCTGGAGGCCCTCAAGAAGAAGCTCGCCGAGATGGGCCTGCAGCAGGACGGTCAGAAAGGCCAGCGCGGGCAGAAGCAGCCGGGGCAGCAGGGCCAACAAGGACAGCAGGGCCAGGGTCAGGACGGCGACCAGGATGGCGATGACGGCTTCGACGCCGCCGAGAACGCCATGGGCGACGCCGGCAATCAGATCGGCGAAGGCGATGCCGATGGTGCGACGGCATCGCAGGGCAAGGCCATCGACGCCCTGCGCAAGGGTATGCAGGATCTGGCCGACTCGATGGGCGGGCAGCAACAGGGCGAGGGCCAGGAGCCGGGCGACGGCGAGGGCCCCGGCCAGGCTGTCGGACGCCAGCAAGGTAACGGCGAACGGACCGACCCGCTGGGTCGGCCGCTCCGCGGCAAGGAATATAGCGACGACTACACGGTCAAGATTCCCGGCGAGATCGACGCCCAGCGAGCCCGCCGCATCCTCGAAGAGCTCCGCCGCCGCCTGAGCGATCCGGCGCGTCCGCAGATCGAGCTCGATTATCTCGAGCGTCTGTTGAAGGATTTCTGA
- a CDS encoding gamma-glutamylcyclotransferase — MSEITLPSVTTAKGDLWVFGYGSLMWRPGFEFEERVPARLVGEHRALCVYSFVHRGTPEKPGLVLGLDRGGACRGIAFRVAEKNRTDVVAYLRAREQVTSVYREVMRSVWLEGDARQRVSALVYVVDRGHVQYAGRLSLADQHRHVLQGHGQSGANRDYVTATVKAIEAEGFRDTQLHQLALMLHGEAHSLHAPAPADDRENR, encoded by the coding sequence ATGTCGGAAATCACCCTCCCCTCCGTCACCACAGCCAAGGGCGACCTCTGGGTGTTCGGCTACGGCTCGCTGATGTGGCGGCCGGGCTTCGAATTCGAGGAACGCGTCCCGGCGCGGCTGGTCGGCGAGCATCGCGCGCTCTGCGTCTATTCCTTCGTGCATCGCGGCACGCCGGAAAAGCCGGGGCTGGTGCTCGGGCTCGACCGCGGCGGCGCCTGCCGCGGCATCGCCTTCCGCGTCGCCGAGAAGAACCGCACCGACGTCGTCGCCTATCTGCGCGCGCGCGAACAGGTCACCTCGGTCTATCGCGAAGTGATGCGCTCGGTGTGGCTCGAGGGCGACGCGCGGCAGCGCGTTTCCGCGCTCGTCTATGTCGTCGACCGCGGCCATGTGCAATATGCCGGCCGCCTGTCGCTCGCCGATCAGCATCGCCACGTGCTCCAGGGCCACGGCCAGTCCGGCGCCAACCGCGACTATGTCACAGCGACGGTGAAGGCGATCGAGGCCGAAGGTTTTCGCGATACGCAATTGCATCAACTCGCACTGATGCTGCATGGCGAGGCGCATTCCCTGCACGCGCCGGCTCCGGCGGACGATCGAGAGAACCGCTAA
- a CDS encoding TIGR02302 family protein has protein sequence MNGVTPDPSDPIRDGDALSRLKLAQALQRATYAIAWERAWPHLARVLTVVGLFLVVSWAGLWLVLPSVVRAIGLILFAGIAIAALVPLIRFRWPRREEALARLDRGSGIRHRPATTLTDTLTSQDPIAQALWQAQRERTLASLKRIRAGLPHPRLALHDPWALRALVMVMLVATFFAAGSERAMRLGAAFDWNGVLAPSNVRVDAWVTPPLYTGKPPIILSAANKEAAALPASGPLAVPAGSTLIVRSSGGSLDVAISGGLKEVAPTEAAPKGTNEKHFTIAGDGSAHVRAPSGQPQWAFTAMPDRAPTIALAKDPERQAYGALQLSYKIEDDYGVTAAAAQIVPRAADGTEGTKDATRDTDGKAARPLYQPPQFPLTLPNARTRNGVGQTVKDLSEDPYSGADVTLTLTAKDEAGNEAKSEPFNMRLPGRLFTKPLARALIEQRRILALDANRNSDVYSALDALMIAPEMFTPEAGQYLGLHSVARQLEAARTDDSLREVVASLWALAVTIEDGNISDVAKALRAAQDALKQALQRGASDEELKKLMDNLRTALDNYMRQYAQQMRNNPLARPAVGLDDQMKRIERLIQRGNRDAAARELDRLARLLERPPGPPSAEQREMDEIARELNDLLREQNALRDETDRQSKDAKRGPRTKPLPPKVAEILRKSRELRQKTRGATSDQLDDLAKQQEALREELKTWRESQGSR, from the coding sequence TTGAACGGCGTCACACCCGACCCGTCAGACCCGATCCGCGATGGCGACGCTCTGTCGCGGCTGAAGCTGGCGCAGGCCCTGCAACGGGCCACTTATGCCATCGCGTGGGAACGTGCCTGGCCGCATCTGGCTCGGGTCTTGACGGTTGTCGGCCTGTTCCTGGTGGTGTCCTGGGCCGGCCTGTGGCTGGTGCTGCCGTCCGTCGTGCGGGCCATCGGTCTTATCCTCTTTGCCGGCATCGCCATTGCCGCCCTTGTTCCCTTGATTCGTTTCCGCTGGCCGCGTCGCGAAGAGGCTCTGGCCCGGCTCGACCGCGGCTCCGGCATCCGTCACCGCCCGGCGACGACGCTCACGGACACGCTGACCTCGCAGGACCCGATCGCGCAGGCGCTGTGGCAGGCGCAGCGCGAGCGCACATTGGCCTCGCTCAAGCGGATCCGTGCCGGCCTGCCGCATCCGCGCCTTGCCTTGCACGATCCCTGGGCGCTGCGCGCGCTGGTCATGGTGATGCTGGTCGCGACCTTCTTTGCCGCCGGCAGCGAGCGCGCGATGCGGCTCGGAGCCGCTTTCGACTGGAACGGTGTGCTGGCACCAAGCAACGTTCGCGTCGATGCCTGGGTCACCCCGCCGCTCTATACCGGCAAGCCGCCGATCATCCTCTCGGCCGCCAACAAGGAGGCCGCGGCGCTGCCCGCCAGCGGTCCGCTCGCGGTGCCCGCCGGCTCGACCCTGATCGTGCGCTCGTCCGGCGGCAGCCTGGATGTCGCCATCTCCGGCGGCCTCAAGGAGGTCGCACCCACCGAGGCTGCGCCCAAGGGCACCAACGAGAAGCACTTCACCATCGCGGGCGACGGCAGCGCGCATGTCCGCGCGCCCTCGGGCCAGCCGCAATGGGCCTTCACGGCGATGCCGGACCGCGCGCCGACGATCGCGCTCGCCAAGGATCCCGAACGTCAGGCCTATGGCGCGCTGCAGCTGTCCTACAAGATCGAGGACGATTACGGCGTCACCGCCGCCGCCGCGCAGATCGTTCCGCGCGCCGCCGACGGCACGGAAGGGACCAAGGACGCAACCAGGGATACCGACGGCAAAGCCGCGCGGCCGCTGTACCAGCCGCCGCAATTCCCGCTGACGCTGCCCAATGCGCGGACCCGCAACGGCGTCGGCCAGACGGTGAAGGACCTCAGCGAGGATCCCTATTCCGGCGCAGATGTCACCCTGACCCTCACCGCCAAGGATGAGGCCGGCAACGAGGCGAAGAGCGAGCCCTTCAACATGCGCCTGCCGGGGCGGCTGTTCACCAAGCCGCTGGCCCGCGCGCTGATCGAGCAGCGCCGCATTCTCGCGCTCGACGCCAACAGGAATTCCGACGTCTACAGCGCGCTCGACGCGCTGATGATCGCGCCCGAGATGTTCACACCGGAAGCCGGCCAGTATCTCGGTCTCCACAGCGTCGCGCGCCAGCTCGAGGCGGCGCGCACCGACGATTCCCTGCGTGAGGTCGTGGCGAGCCTGTGGGCGCTGGCGGTGACGATCGAGGACGGCAACATCAGCGACGTCGCCAAGGCATTGCGCGCAGCGCAGGACGCGCTCAAGCAGGCGCTTCAGCGCGGCGCCAGCGACGAAGAGCTCAAGAAGCTCATGGACAATCTGCGGACCGCGCTGGACAATTACATGCGCCAGTATGCGCAGCAGATGCGCAACAATCCGCTGGCGCGGCCGGCCGTCGGCCTCGACGACCAGATGAAGCGGATCGAGCGGCTGATCCAGCGCGGCAACCGTGACGCGGCCGCGCGCGAGCTGGACCGGCTGGCGCGTTTGCTGGAGCGGCCCCCAGGGCCGCCCAGCGCCGAGCAGCGCGAGATGGACGAGATCGCGCGCGAGCTCAACGACCTGCTCCGCGAGCAGAACGCGCTTCGGGACGAAACCGACCGCCAGAGCAAGGACGCCAAGCGCGGTCCGCGTACCAAGCCTCTGCCGCCCAAGGTCGCGGAGATCCTGCGCAAATCGAGGGAGCTGCGGCAGAAGACCCGGGGCGCCACCAGCGATCAGCTGGACGATCTGGCAAAGCAGCAGGAAGCCTTGCGTGAAGAGCTCAAGACCTGGCGTGAATCCCAGGGGAGCAGATAG
- the ftsE gene encoding cell division ATP-binding protein FtsE gives MVRFENVGLRYGLGPEILRDLNFQIPAHSFQFLTGPSGAGKTSLLRLLFLSHRPTRGLVNLFGHDVSQLGKDEIADLRKRIGIVLQDFRLLDHMTTYENVALPFRVMGRSESSYRKEVIDLLKWVGLGERMDALPPILSGGEKQRAAIARAVISRPQLLLADEPTGSVDPTLGRRLLRLFIELNKSGTAVIIATHDIALMDQYEARRFVLHQGRLHVYE, from the coding sequence TTGGTTCGGTTCGAAAATGTCGGATTGCGTTACGGTTTGGGGCCGGAGATCCTGCGCGACCTCAACTTCCAGATCCCGGCGCATTCGTTCCAGTTCCTCACGGGCCCGTCCGGCGCCGGCAAGACGTCATTGCTGCGCCTGCTGTTTCTGTCGCACCGGCCGACGCGGGGCCTCGTCAATCTGTTCGGCCACGACGTCTCGCAACTCGGCAAGGACGAGATCGCCGACCTGCGCAAGCGCATCGGCATCGTGCTCCAGGATTTCCGTCTGCTCGACCACATGACGACGTATGAGAACGTGGCCCTGCCGTTCCGCGTCATGGGCCGCAGCGAGTCGAGCTATCGCAAGGAAGTCATCGATCTCCTGAAATGGGTCGGGCTTGGCGAGCGCATGGACGCGTTGCCGCCGATCCTGTCCGGCGGCGAGAAGCAGCGTGCCGCGATCGCGCGCGCGGTGATCTCGCGGCCGCAGCTCCTGCTCGCGGACGAGCCGACCGGCAGCGTCGATCCGACGCTCGGACGCCGCCTGCTGCGACTCTTCATCGAGCTCAACAAATCCGGCACTGCCGTCATCATCGCCACCCACGACATTGCCCTGATGGACCAGTACGAGGCGCGTCGCTTCGTGCTGCATCAGGGGCGGCTGCACGTTTATGAGTAG
- a CDS encoding carboxymuconolactone decarboxylase family protein, whose product MDKKMHDKGLEVRKAVLGEAYVDNALKNVDDFNRPFQEMLNEYCWGTVWGREELPRKTRSMLNIAMIAILNRQHEFRAHLKGALTNGVSRDEIREILMQVAIYGGMPAAVDSFRIAREVFAEIDGKA is encoded by the coding sequence ATGGACAAGAAGATGCACGACAAGGGCCTGGAAGTCCGCAAAGCGGTGCTGGGCGAGGCCTATGTCGACAACGCCCTGAAGAACGTGGACGACTTCAACCGTCCGTTCCAGGAGATGCTCAACGAATATTGCTGGGGTACGGTGTGGGGCCGCGAGGAGCTGCCGCGCAAGACCCGCAGCATGCTCAACATCGCCATGATCGCGATCCTCAACCGCCAGCACGAGTTTCGCGCGCATCTGAAGGGCGCGCTGACCAACGGCGTCAGCCGCGACGAAATCCGCGAGATCCTGATGCAGGTCGCGATCTACGGCGGCATGCCGGCCGCAGTGGACAGCTTCCGCATCGCGCGCGAGGTGTTCGCGGAAATCGACGGCAAGGCGTGA
- a CDS encoding DUF2125 domain-containing protein gives MSDMTVAAGRRSRWGLFIAPVLLLILAVAWSGFWFYAASQAEVAADAWRAQEAKAGRIYDCAKRSIAGFPFRFEVQCSGASVALVSQNASKTPFTARLDNILVVAQVYDPKLVIAEFSSPATLTDGVTQNTFVVNWSKGRSSVVGLPAIPDRASIVFDDLTINRLDGSVQVPLARAKQVELHGRLADGSPADHPVIETVAHIAQGSIQGVHPLLAEPFEADTRAKITGLSDLTPKPWPQRFREIQAAGGHIEIVQSRIQQGEMIAVAAGTLGLSANGRLDGELQMTVTGLERVIPALGIEKMLEEGVPQATLDRVAPGVKSQDLNNLFGALDRAVPGLGKVIKQNANAGLAAGINSIGTESTLEGKKARSFPLKFVDGAVLLGPVKVGVIPPLY, from the coding sequence ATGTCCGATATGACCGTTGCCGCAGGCCGTCGCTCCCGTTGGGGCCTTTTCATCGCACCCGTTCTCCTCCTGATCCTCGCGGTCGCGTGGAGCGGCTTCTGGTTCTATGCCGCGTCGCAGGCCGAGGTGGCGGCAGATGCCTGGCGCGCGCAGGAGGCCAAAGCCGGCCGCATCTATGATTGCGCCAAGCGCTCGATCGCGGGCTTCCCCTTCCGCTTCGAGGTCCAGTGCTCCGGCGCCAGCGTCGCGCTGGTGTCGCAGAACGCGAGCAAGACGCCGTTCACGGCCAGGCTCGACAACATCCTGGTCGTCGCCCAGGTCTACGATCCCAAGCTCGTCATCGCCGAATTCTCCTCGCCGGCGACGCTGACCGACGGCGTCACGCAAAACACCTTCGTTGTGAACTGGAGCAAGGGCCGCAGCAGCGTGGTCGGCCTGCCGGCGATCCCGGACCGCGCCTCCATCGTGTTCGACGATCTCACCATCAACCGTCTCGACGGCAGCGTGCAGGTGCCGCTCGCGCGCGCCAAGCAGGTCGAACTGCACGGACGTCTCGCCGACGGATCGCCGGCCGATCATCCCGTGATCGAGACCGTGGCCCATATCGCGCAGGGCAGCATCCAGGGTGTTCATCCGTTGCTGGCCGAGCCGTTCGAAGCCGACACGCGCGCGAAGATCACCGGCCTCTCCGACCTCACGCCAAAGCCCTGGCCGCAGCGCTTCCGCGAGATCCAGGCCGCCGGCGGCCATATCGAGATCGTGCAGTCGCGGATCCAGCAGGGCGAGATGATCGCGGTCGCGGCTGGCACGCTCGGACTCTCGGCCAATGGCCGACTCGATGGCGAGCTGCAGATGACGGTGACGGGCCTCGAGCGCGTGATCCCGGCGCTCGGTATCGAGAAGATGCTGGAAGAGGGCGTGCCGCAGGCAACGCTCGACCGCGTCGCGCCCGGCGTGAAGTCGCAGGACCTCAACAATCTCTTTGGCGCGCTCGACCGCGCGGTGCCCGGCCTCGGCAAGGTCATCAAGCAGAACGCCAATGCCGGACTTGCCGCCGGCATCAATTCGATCGGCACCGAAAGCACGCTGGAGGGCAAGAAGGCCCGCAGCTTCCCGCTGAAATTCGTCGACGGCGCCGTGCTGCTCGGCCCGGTCAAGGTTGGCGTGATCCCGCCGTTGTATTGA
- a CDS encoding cell division protein FtsX, with translation MSRTDERGVLVDLGQERPQLPARARNMSPIVPRASIQGRALVAVVAIMTFLASMTTGAVLLVSASAAEWQSDVASEITIQVRPQSGRDLDRDTAAVTEVMRAQAGIVEVKPFTREESGKLLEPWLGTGLSMDDLPVPRMIIARVQPGTALDLGALRARVTQAAPSASVDDHRAWIERMRSMTNATVLAGLGILALVIIATIISVSFATRGAMAANRPIVEVLHFVGAGDRYIANRFLRHFLRLGLEGGLIGGGAAMLVFGFSESIAGWFSGTPVGDQFAALLGTFSLRPSGYAVLAVQAVLIGAITAVASRQTLFATLNDVD, from the coding sequence ATGAGTAGGACCGACGAGCGCGGCGTGCTGGTCGACCTCGGACAAGAGCGTCCGCAGCTTCCGGCCAGGGCGCGCAACATGTCGCCGATCGTGCCGCGCGCCTCGATCCAGGGCCGCGCGCTGGTCGCCGTCGTCGCCATCATGACGTTCCTCGCCTCGATGACCACGGGCGCGGTGCTGCTCGTCAGCGCCTCCGCCGCCGAATGGCAGTCGGACGTCGCGAGCGAAATCACCATCCAGGTCCGCCCGCAGTCCGGCCGCGATCTTGATCGCGACACGGCCGCGGTGACTGAGGTGATGCGCGCGCAGGCCGGCATCGTCGAAGTCAAGCCGTTCACCAGGGAAGAGAGCGGCAAGCTGCTCGAGCCCTGGCTCGGCACCGGATTGTCGATGGATGATCTGCCGGTGCCGCGCATGATCATCGCGCGCGTGCAGCCGGGCACGGCGCTCGATCTCGGCGCCTTGCGCGCCCGCGTGACCCAGGCGGCCCCAAGCGCCAGCGTCGACGACCACCGCGCCTGGATCGAGCGGATGCGCTCGATGACCAACGCCACGGTGCTCGCGGGTCTCGGCATTCTCGCGCTCGTCATCATCGCCACCATCATCTCGGTCTCGTTCGCGACTCGCGGCGCCATGGCGGCGAACCGCCCGATCGTCGAGGTTCTCCATTTCGTCGGCGCCGGCGATCGCTACATCGCCAACCGCTTTCTGCGTCATTTCCTTCGCCTGGGGCTGGAGGGCGGCCTGATCGGCGGCGGGGCCGCCATGCTGGTGTTCGGCTTCTCCGAGTCGATCGCCGGCTGGTTTTCCGGTACTCCCGTCGGCGACCAGTTCGCCGCGCTGCTCGGCACTTTCTCGCTGCGGCCATCGGGCTATGCCGTGCTCGCGGTGCAGGCGGTGCTGATCGGCGCCATCACAGCCGTCGCCTCGCGCCAGACGCTGTTTGCGACGCTGAATGATGTGGACTAG
- a CDS encoding YdcF family protein has translation MTSPTDDRSPKLPRGWLRATVVSTIALVFVGAAAGFIAFLSQLRGAEIVPDRKADGIVVLTGGSSRVSDAMELLAAGYGKRLLISGVHPTSTASDISRTLPENQSFMHCCVDLDRTAVSTRGNAAEARRWAEGRGFRSLIVVTSNYHMPRALVEFSHAMPETTLIPFAVVGDKWREEPWWTSASTLRLLMSEYVKYIAAELRVRLEDFGIDLSPEMSEQPPGLQPKRPATAQAN, from the coding sequence ATGACCTCGCCGACCGACGATCGATCGCCGAAATTGCCGCGCGGCTGGCTGCGCGCGACTGTTGTGTCGACGATCGCGCTCGTCTTCGTCGGCGCGGCGGCGGGGTTCATCGCGTTCCTGTCGCAATTGCGCGGCGCCGAGATCGTGCCGGACCGCAAGGCTGACGGCATCGTGGTGCTGACCGGCGGCTCCTCGCGGGTCTCGGATGCGATGGAACTGCTGGCGGCCGGCTACGGCAAGCGGCTGTTGATCTCCGGCGTGCACCCGACCTCGACGGCAAGCGACATCTCGCGGACGCTGCCGGAGAACCAGTCCTTCATGCATTGCTGCGTCGATCTCGATCGCACCGCGGTTTCGACCCGCGGCAACGCGGCCGAGGCGCGGCGCTGGGCCGAGGGGCGCGGCTTCCGATCGCTGATCGTGGTCACCTCGAACTACCACATGCCCCGCGCGCTGGTGGAATTCTCGCACGCGATGCCGGAGACGACACTGATCCCGTTCGCGGTGGTCGGCGACAAATGGCGTGAGGAGCCGTGGTGGACCTCGGCTTCGACGCTGCGGCTGCTGATGTCCGAATATGTCAAGTATATCGCGGCCGAGCTCAGGGTCCGGCTGGAGGATTTCGGGATTGACCTTTCGCCCGAGATGTCGGAGCAGCCTCCCGGGCTGCAGCCGAAGCGGCCCGCCACCGCACAGGCCAATTGA
- a CDS encoding NAD(P)-dependent oxidoreductase: MDIGFIGLGNMGFPMARRLIEVGHKLVVFDTRKEVTDRLVARGATAATSPKDVADQVETVMASLPSLQASLEVATGANGVIEGSCAKRFIDLSTVGSTMASKIHDLLAKRNIVQIDCPVSGGVGGAEKGTLAVMVSGPKAEFELLKPALDVIGKVFFIGEKPGAAQTMKLANNFLSATAMVATSEAVVMGVKAGLDPAVMIDVINAGSGMNTASRDKFPRSVLPRTFDFGFATGLMVKDVRLALEEMKSLGLSMEVAEAVGRLWETVISAEGAESDFTAAIKPIEKKAGVVVGGTKGGVTGK; this comes from the coding sequence ATGGACATCGGATTCATCGGCCTCGGAAACATGGGTTTCCCGATGGCGCGGCGCCTGATCGAGGTTGGCCACAAGCTCGTCGTGTTCGACACGCGCAAGGAGGTCACGGACAGGCTCGTTGCCCGCGGCGCGACTGCTGCGACATCACCGAAGGACGTCGCCGACCAGGTCGAGACCGTGATGGCGAGCCTGCCCTCGCTGCAGGCCTCGCTCGAGGTCGCCACGGGCGCGAACGGCGTGATTGAGGGGAGCTGCGCCAAACGCTTCATCGATCTCTCCACCGTCGGCTCGACGATGGCTTCGAAGATTCACGACCTCCTGGCGAAGCGCAACATCGTGCAGATCGACTGCCCCGTCTCCGGCGGCGTCGGCGGCGCCGAGAAGGGAACGCTGGCGGTGATGGTGTCGGGGCCGAAAGCGGAGTTCGAACTGCTCAAGCCCGCGCTCGACGTGATCGGGAAGGTGTTTTTCATCGGCGAGAAACCGGGCGCGGCGCAGACCATGAAGCTCGCCAACAATTTCCTGTCCGCCACCGCGATGGTTGCGACGTCGGAGGCAGTGGTGATGGGCGTCAAGGCCGGGCTCGATCCCGCCGTGATGATTGACGTCATCAACGCCGGCTCGGGCATGAACACCGCGAGCCGCGACAAGTTTCCACGCTCGGTGCTGCCGCGAACTTTCGACTTCGGTTTCGCCACGGGATTGATGGTGAAGGACGTGCGGCTGGCGCTGGAGGAGATGAAGTCGCTCGGCCTGTCGATGGAGGTCGCGGAAGCGGTCGGGCGACTGTGGGAGACCGTGATCAGCGCGGAAGGCGCCGAGTCCGATTTCACCGCGGCGATCAAGCCGATCGAGAAGAAGGCGGGGGTCGTAGTTGGCGGTACCAAGGGTGGAGTGACGGGGAAGTAG
- a CDS encoding MJ0042-type zinc finger domain-containing protein, giving the protein MHIVCPHCTTSYAIKLGSLGANGRTVRCSRCKETWVAYAEDAIEEASVPAMAAASRGNDQSDLAAEWNSYAEDDGAADTPVVDSPSIASDWPAEDAKEIEDEWSAAARSAEEDVAGVWHQSWFRSLFPRRGARVSRPVAATAPRKSYFGLPAACAAMGALVLALVIWRGDMVRLLPQTAAFYKMVGFEVNLRGLTFRDVKLSSETVEGKQVLVIEGVIVGQGKKPLDIPRLRFAVRDAQGAEIYAWNTVLEQTVLQPGERAFFRSRLASPPPEGRNIDVRFFNRRDIAGGSV; this is encoded by the coding sequence ATGCATATCGTCTGTCCCCATTGTACGACATCCTACGCCATCAAGCTTGGAAGCCTGGGCGCCAACGGCCGGACGGTCCGTTGCTCCCGCTGCAAGGAGACCTGGGTCGCCTATGCCGAGGACGCCATCGAGGAGGCCTCCGTCCCGGCCATGGCCGCAGCCAGCCGGGGCAACGACCAGTCCGACCTCGCCGCAGAGTGGAACTCCTACGCCGAGGATGATGGTGCCGCCGATACGCCTGTGGTCGACAGTCCGTCGATCGCCAGCGACTGGCCGGCCGAGGACGCCAAGGAAATTGAGGACGAGTGGTCAGCGGCCGCCCGTTCCGCCGAGGAGGATGTCGCCGGCGTCTGGCACCAGTCCTGGTTCCGTAGCCTGTTCCCCCGCCGCGGGGCGCGGGTGAGCCGCCCGGTCGCCGCCACGGCTCCGCGAAAATCCTATTTTGGCTTGCCGGCAGCCTGCGCCGCCATGGGCGCGCTGGTGCTGGCGCTGGTGATCTGGCGCGGAGACATGGTGCGGCTGCTGCCGCAGACGGCGGCATTCTACAAGATGGTCGGTTTTGAGGTGAACCTGCGCGGGCTGACCTTCAGGGACGTCAAGCTCTCCAGCGAGACCGTGGAGGGTAAACAGGTACTTGTGATCGAGGGCGTCATTGTCGGCCAGGGCAAGAAGCCGCTCGATATCCCGCGCTTGCGCTTTGCGGTGCGCGACGCGCAGGGCGCCGAGATCTACGCCTGGAATACCGTGCTCGAGCAAACCGTGCTGCAGCCCGGCGAGCGCGCCTTCTTCCGGTCGCGCCTGGCCTCGCCGCCGCCGGAGGGCCGCAATATCGACGTTCGCTTCTTCAACCGGCGCGACATTGCCGGCGGCAGCGTATAA
- a CDS encoding response regulator, translated as MPKVLIADDEDSMRQLVARAIAMDGHETVTAQDGAEALEILTREDGAFDLLLTDIQMPVMDGIALALSVARDFPDLTILLMTGFADQRERASNLNALVHDVVTKPFSVADIRTAVADALAAKKG; from the coding sequence ATGCCGAAAGTCTTGATCGCCGACGACGAGGATTCGATGCGCCAACTGGTGGCGCGCGCCATCGCCATGGATGGCCACGAGACCGTCACGGCGCAGGACGGCGCCGAGGCGCTGGAGATCCTGACCCGCGAGGACGGCGCGTTCGATCTCCTGCTCACCGACATCCAGATGCCTGTCATGGACGGCATCGCACTCGCCCTCTCCGTCGCGCGCGACTTCCCCGATCTGACCATTCTGCTGATGACCGGATTTGCCGATCAGCGCGAGCGCGCCTCGAACTTGAACGCGCTGGTGCATGACGTCGTGACGAAACCGTTCTCGGTCGCGGACATCCGCACGGCGGTGGCGGACGCGCTGGCGGCGAAGAAGGGGTAG